From Proteiniborus sp. MB09-C3, the proteins below share one genomic window:
- a CDS encoding zinc ABC transporter substrate-binding protein: MLKIKSIKKISLMTIVFMLLLSGCNIEEPRQNKGDILRVYASFYPIYFAAEKVGGERIELYSVIPNGSEPHDYEPSMREISNVENGDMFIYNGTGMEPWAEKLSNSLTEKGIKTINLSEYVDLIKIEEEDEHDEHNHDEHNHGLYDPHIWLDPANMDKMAHQIMIELIELDKANEDFYKKNYENFSERIKELDIAYDSQLKDRSKNTILVSHQAFGYLTKRYNLEQVSVTGITPHEEPSPRTLANLMDKIKKENFEYIFLESLASPKVVELLAKEGNLKVLELNPIAGLTKEQQDKNEDYFFLMEQNLENLKKALVR; encoded by the coding sequence ATGTTGAAAATTAAATCAATCAAGAAAATATCTTTAATGACTATAGTATTTATGCTTTTACTAAGTGGCTGTAATATAGAAGAACCTAGACAAAATAAGGGCGATATACTAAGGGTTTATGCAAGCTTTTATCCAATTTACTTTGCAGCAGAGAAAGTTGGTGGAGAAAGGATAGAATTATATTCTGTTATACCAAACGGTTCTGAGCCTCATGATTATGAGCCTTCAATGAGAGAAATTTCAAATGTAGAAAATGGAGACATGTTTATTTACAATGGAACAGGAATGGAGCCTTGGGCTGAAAAACTATCTAATAGCTTAACTGAAAAAGGCATTAAGACAATAAATTTGAGCGAATATGTTGATCTAATAAAAATTGAGGAAGAAGATGAGCATGATGAACATAATCATGATGAACATAATCATGGCTTATATGATCCTCATATCTGGCTTGATCCAGCTAATATGGATAAGATGGCTCATCAGATAATGATAGAGCTTATAGAGTTAGATAAAGCAAATGAAGACTTTTATAAGAAAAATTATGAGAATTTTTCAGAAAGAATAAAAGAATTGGACATAGCTTATGATTCTCAGCTTAAAGATAGGAGCAAAAACACCATATTAGTTTCACATCAAGCCTTTGGCTATTTGACTAAAAGATATAACTTGGAGCAGGTTTCAGTTACAGGTATAACTCCTCATGAAGAACCTAGCCCAAGAACTCTTGCCAACCTTATGGATAAAATAAAAAAAGAAAACTTTGAATATATTTTTCTAGAAAGCTTAGCAAGCCCAAAGGTAGTAGAGTTATTAGCTAAAGAAGGAAATCTTAAAGTATTAGAGCTAAATCCAATTGCAGGACTTACAAAGGAACAGCAGGATAAAAATGAAGACTATTTTTTTTTAATGGAGCAAAACCTTGAAAACTTAAAAAAGGCATTGGTGAGATAA
- a CDS encoding ABC transporter permease, with protein sequence MVEKWIKRFYAFLLYLFLYAPIIVLIVYSFNSSKSRGSWDGFTLKWYVELFKDRQIMKALYYTVLVAFFSSAIATVIGTLAAIGIHNAGHFKKKILLNLNYVPVLNPDIVTGVALMSLFVFVGKQLGLVTMLLAHITFNIPYVVLSVLPKLKQLNKHLAEAAMDLGATPFYAFRKVVLPEIMPGIISGALIAFTMSIDDFVISFFTTGSGVSNLSITIFSMARRGINPKINALSTLMFLSVLILLLMINKRSSLEIKGKDDVA encoded by the coding sequence ATGGTAGAAAAATGGATAAAAAGATTCTATGCATTTTTACTTTATTTATTTCTTTATGCCCCAATTATAGTTTTAATAGTATATTCCTTTAACAGCTCTAAATCAAGAGGGAGTTGGGACGGTTTTACTCTGAAATGGTATGTCGAATTATTTAAAGATAGACAAATAATGAAGGCCTTATATTATACAGTATTAGTAGCGTTTTTTTCATCAGCAATAGCAACAGTAATAGGTACCTTAGCTGCTATTGGAATACACAATGCAGGCCATTTTAAGAAAAAAATATTATTGAATTTAAACTATGTCCCTGTTTTAAATCCTGATATAGTAACAGGAGTTGCTTTAATGTCGCTTTTTGTATTCGTTGGCAAGCAATTAGGACTAGTAACTATGCTACTGGCACATATTACGTTCAATATTCCCTATGTGGTATTATCAGTTTTACCAAAGCTTAAGCAATTGAACAAGCACTTAGCGGAGGCAGCAATGGATTTGGGAGCAACACCATTTTATGCCTTTAGAAAGGTAGTATTGCCGGAAATAATGCCAGGAATTATTTCTGGGGCTTTAATTGCCTTTACTATGTCAATAGATGATTTTGTTATTAGCTTTTTCACTACTGGTTCGGGAGTGTCAAATTTATCTATAACGATATTCTCGATGGCAAGAAGGGGAATAAATCCTAAAATAAATGCTCTTTCAACTCTTATGTTTTTAAGTGTTTTGATTCTTCTTCTGATGATAAATAAAAGAAGTTCATTAGAAATTAAAGGAAAGGATGATGTAGCTTGA
- a CDS encoding Fur family transcriptional regulator: protein MDKTNALYENIQEKGYKLTNHRKTILDVLIENKDYLLEPSEIFEKVLKKNKDINFSTIYRNLEIFLNIGIVRKISLENGKGYYQIIFEDHHIHSMICKKCGRVETLKSCPFEKIDMTIFEKKGFLPDSHKFEIYGFCKECLLDKK, encoded by the coding sequence ATGGATAAAACAAATGCTTTATACGAAAATATACAAGAAAAAGGATACAAGCTTACGAATCATAGGAAAACAATATTAGATGTCCTTATAGAAAACAAAGATTATTTGCTAGAACCATCAGAGATATTTGAAAAGGTTCTTAAAAAAAACAAAGATATAAATTTTTCAACTATATATAGAAATCTTGAGATTTTTCTTAATATAGGCATTGTAAGAAAGATAAGTCTGGAAAATGGAAAAGGCTATTACCAGATTATCTTTGAAGACCATCATATTCATAGTATGATATGTAAAAAATGTGGGAGAGTAGAGACACTTAAATCCTGTCCCTTTGAAAAAATTGATATGACTATATTTGAAAAGAAAGGATTTCTTCCAGATTCACATAAATTTGAGATTTATGGATTTTGCAAAGAATGTTTATTAGATAAAAAATAG
- the potA gene encoding spermidine/putrescine ABC transporter ATP-binding protein yields MENNIIIDLKNISKEYDETVVLKDINLYIRKNEFLTLLGPSGCGKTTTLRIIGGFEQPTTGDIIFEGNKINDVPPFKRQINTVFQKYALFPHMNVFENIAFGLKIKKVPNDEIKDRVQRILKLVNLSGFEKRDVDSLSGGQQQRIAIARALVNEPKVLLLDEPLGALDLKLRKDMQIELKDMQKRVGITFIYVTHDQEEALTMSDTIIVMDKGKIQQIGTPEDIYNEPKNAFVADFIGESNIIEGTMVRDLLVEFAGAQFPCVDKGFGENTPVDIVIRPEDIKVVPEKEGMLTGLVTSVTFKGVHYEMMVQEKDREWMIHSTVMEPVGSHIGMVIDPESIHIMKKVGER; encoded by the coding sequence TTGGAGAATAATATTATTATCGATTTAAAAAACATTTCTAAAGAATATGATGAAACAGTAGTACTAAAGGATATTAATCTCTATATTAGAAAAAATGAGTTTTTGACCTTGCTTGGTCCAAGCGGTTGTGGTAAAACCACTACACTCAGAATCATAGGAGGCTTTGAACAGCCTACAACTGGAGACATAATTTTTGAAGGGAATAAAATAAATGATGTTCCCCCATTTAAAAGACAAATTAATACGGTATTTCAAAAATATGCACTATTTCCTCATATGAATGTATTTGAAAATATAGCATTTGGTCTTAAAATAAAAAAGGTACCAAATGATGAAATAAAAGATAGGGTGCAGAGAATTCTTAAATTAGTTAACCTAAGTGGCTTTGAAAAAAGAGATGTTGATTCATTAAGTGGTGGTCAACAGCAAAGAATAGCCATAGCCAGAGCATTGGTAAATGAACCAAAAGTATTGCTTTTAGACGAGCCCCTAGGGGCATTAGATTTGAAGCTTAGAAAAGATATGCAAATAGAGCTAAAGGACATGCAAAAAAGAGTTGGAATTACATTTATATATGTAACTCATGATCAAGAAGAAGCCTTAACAATGTCCGACACTATAATAGTAATGGACAAAGGTAAGATTCAGCAGATTGGCACACCAGAGGATATATATAATGAGCCTAAAAATGCGTTTGTTGCAGACTTCATAGGTGAAAGCAATATAATAGAAGGTACTATGGTGAGGGATTTATTAGTTGAGTTTGCAGGCGCCCAATTTCCATGTGTTGATAAAGGATTTGGAGAAAATACTCCTGTAGATATTGTCATAAGACCTGAAGATATAAAGGTTGTACCTGAAAAAGAGGGAATGCTCACTGGATTGGTGACATCTGTTACATTTAAAGGAGTTCACTATGAAATGATGGTACAAGAAAAAGACAGGGAATGGATGATACACAGTACAGTAATGGAGCCAGTGGGCTCACACATTGGCATGGTAATTGACCCTGAAAGTATTCATATTATGAAAAAGGTGGGTGAGAGATGA
- a CDS encoding TPM domain-containing protein: MKKNRLTLCFLLTILLLLVGVNAYGSGFKLPEPSRYFYVYDEANIIDSYLEDYIINTNEQLYSETGAQIVVATLNSLNGNSEQEIAVQLFRKWGIGSEEKNNGVLILVAPNEKRLWIEVGYGLEGALPDGKVGEIRDKNMFPYFKENDYNTSILKGFDAILSVVANEYDIERPDSSKSQGNYDDYDEYYSTGIGIKPIVIVIGIIIFLFIDFRFFGGMLTMMLLRSSSRRGGFGGGRGGRGGGNRGGGGSSGGGGAGGGW, encoded by the coding sequence ATGAAAAAAAACAGATTAACCCTTTGTTTTCTGTTGACGATTCTTTTACTCCTAGTAGGTGTTAATGCCTACGGAAGTGGATTTAAGCTTCCAGAGCCAAGCAGGTATTTTTATGTATATGATGAGGCAAATATCATAGATAGTTATCTTGAAGATTATATAATAAATACTAATGAACAGCTTTATAGTGAAACTGGAGCACAAATAGTAGTTGCCACATTAAATTCACTAAATGGAAACAGTGAACAGGAGATTGCAGTCCAGCTTTTTAGAAAATGGGGCATAGGCAGCGAGGAAAAAAACAATGGTGTTTTAATTCTTGTAGCTCCCAATGAGAAAAGGCTGTGGATTGAAGTAGGCTATGGACTAGAGGGAGCTTTGCCAGATGGAAAAGTAGGCGAAATTAGAGATAAGAACATGTTTCCTTACTTTAAGGAAAATGACTATAATACAAGCATACTAAAAGGCTTTGATGCTATATTATCTGTAGTAGCTAATGAGTATGATATAGAACGTCCTGATAGTTCAAAATCTCAAGGAAATTATGATGATTACGATGAATATTATAGTACTGGAATTGGTATAAAGCCTATAGTAATAGTCATAGGTATTATAATATTTTTATTTATTGACTTTAGATTTTTCGGTGGAATGCTTACTATGATGTTACTCAGGTCTTCATCAAGAAGAGGTGGTTTTGGTGGAGGCAGAGGAGGACGAGGCGGCGGAAACCGCGGAGGAGGAGGTTCCTCTGGAGGAGGAGGCGCTGGTGGAGGATGGTAG
- a CDS encoding ABC transporter ATP-binding protein, whose protein sequence is MSEEIVKVNNLSFGYEKNLVLSNISFEIDRKDYIGIVGANGSAKSTLLKLMMGFLKPNDGSIKIFGSDIGDFKEWNRVGYLPQNARNFNTKFPATVEEVVGSSQYSQMNILKILNKKINKATIAALEAVNMVKFKDSLIGNLSGGQQQRIFLAKLLVNNPEIIFMDEPLIGVDTESQNIFFSMIDKLNKDYGITIVIVTHDVGTLQNRANKVFHLDSGKISIREEGQ, encoded by the coding sequence ATGAGTGAGGAAATAGTAAAAGTAAACAATTTAAGCTTTGGATATGAAAAAAATTTGGTTCTTAGCAATATAAGCTTTGAAATAGATAGAAAAGATTATATAGGAATAGTAGGGGCAAACGGCTCAGCTAAAAGCACATTATTAAAGCTAATGATGGGCTTTCTTAAACCTAATGATGGCAGCATAAAGATATTTGGTTCTGATATTGGAGACTTTAAAGAGTGGAATAGAGTTGGATATCTACCACAAAATGCAAGAAATTTTAATACTAAATTTCCAGCCACAGTAGAAGAAGTAGTTGGAAGTAGTCAGTATTCTCAAATGAATATTTTAAAAATATTGAATAAGAAAATAAATAAAGCTACAATAGCTGCATTGGAGGCTGTAAATATGGTTAAGTTTAAGGACAGCCTTATAGGTAATCTCTCTGGGGGACAACAGCAGAGAATTTTTTTGGCAAAACTCCTTGTAAATAATCCAGAAATAATATTTATGGATGAACCTCTAATAGGAGTAGATACAGAATCTCAGAATATTTTCTTTAGTATGATAGATAAATTAAATAAAGATTATGGAATAACCATAGTGATTGTTACACATGATGTTGGTACATTACAGAATAGAGCAAATAAAGTATTTCATCTAGATAGCGGAAAAATAAGTATTAGAGAGGAAGGACAGTAA
- a CDS encoding YibE/F family protein, giving the protein MKRISYIIVAMLLLCSSFSFAEDEYDNSEVGYFYARGKVMEVLSDLQNTDENNTGQLNIDKQVIKIRVTSGKYKNEEYIIENHVSGNPVFDIIVKEGDNVILDIEEDENGVPEISVADFARDKYSALLLFVFIGLLILIGKMKGVKSVISLTITGAVVMKLMLPMILKGFNPIWVAILSATIITSVTFIIIAGINIKSFSAIIGTIGGVVSAGILAYIVGSLVKLTGLSSEEASMLMFIPQQINFDYRGLLFAGIIIGTLGAVMDIGMSIASAMYEMKNLNPEMPPSKLIASGLNIGRDVMGTMSNTLILAYTGSSVPLLLLFMAYDTPLIKILNLDMIATEIVRALVGSIGLIVAIPITAMATGLILKYEHIFPKFKKQSNEEQKN; this is encoded by the coding sequence TTGAAAAGAATCTCTTATATAATTGTAGCAATGCTTCTACTCTGCTCTTCTTTTAGTTTTGCCGAAGATGAATATGATAATTCAGAAGTTGGTTATTTCTATGCTAGAGGTAAGGTAATGGAAGTATTATCAGATTTACAGAATACTGATGAAAATAATACGGGCCAGCTTAACATCGACAAGCAGGTAATAAAGATTAGAGTTACTAGTGGAAAATATAAAAATGAGGAATATATTATTGAAAACCATGTTAGTGGAAATCCTGTCTTTGATATCATAGTTAAAGAAGGCGATAATGTAATATTAGACATAGAAGAAGATGAAAATGGTGTTCCAGAGATCTCAGTTGCTGATTTTGCTAGAGATAAATACTCTGCCTTACTTCTATTTGTTTTTATAGGATTACTGATACTGATAGGTAAAATGAAGGGAGTTAAATCTGTTATTTCACTAACTATAACTGGAGCAGTAGTGATGAAACTCATGCTTCCTATGATACTTAAGGGATTTAACCCAATATGGGTAGCTATTTTATCAGCTACTATAATCACCTCAGTAACCTTTATCATAATTGCTGGAATTAATATTAAGTCTTTTTCCGCTATTATAGGCACCATTGGTGGAGTTGTATCAGCAGGAATCTTAGCTTATATTGTTGGCTCTTTAGTCAAATTGACTGGATTAAGCAGCGAGGAAGCTAGTATGCTCATGTTTATTCCTCAACAGATTAATTTTGATTATAGAGGGCTCTTGTTTGCAGGTATAATAATCGGAACTCTAGGAGCAGTAATGGATATAGGCATGTCAATAGCCTCTGCTATGTATGAAATGAAAAACTTAAATCCTGAAATGCCTCCAAGTAAATTAATTGCCTCAGGGCTAAATATAGGAAGAGACGTTATGGGAACAATGTCTAATACTCTAATATTAGCTTATACAGGAAGTTCTGTGCCATTACTGCTACTTTTTATGGCCTATGATACGCCTCTAATTAAAATATTAAACTTAGATATGATAGCAACAGAAATTGTCAGAGCATTAGTAGGAAGCATTGGATTAATAGTGGCCATTCCTATAACTGCCATGGCTACAGGACTAATATTGAAATACGAACATATTTTCCCAAAATTCAAGAAACAAAGCAATGAAGAACAAAAAAATTAG
- a CDS encoding XRE family transcriptional regulator produces MKIGEKIRRLRVKSSLTQEELANRCELTKGFISQLERDLTSPSIATLVDILEGLGTNLRDFFNEIEDEKIVFSKDDVFVTENDEFKYTLNWLIPNAQKNLMEPILLELEPEGSSKEDYPHEGEEFGYVLSGTISIHIGNEKYKAKKGESFYYKAHANHYIKNIGKTKAKVLWVSTPPNF; encoded by the coding sequence GTGAAAATAGGTGAAAAAATTAGGCGACTTAGAGTTAAGAGCTCTTTAACCCAAGAAGAATTAGCAAATAGGTGTGAACTTACAAAAGGATTCATATCTCAGCTGGAAAGAGATCTCACCTCTCCATCAATAGCTACTTTAGTAGATATATTAGAAGGGTTAGGAACAAACCTTAGAGATTTTTTTAATGAGATAGAAGATGAAAAAATAGTCTTTTCAAAGGATGATGTATTTGTAACTGAAAATGACGAGTTTAAATATACTTTAAACTGGTTGATTCCAAATGCTCAAAAAAACCTAATGGAGCCAATACTTTTAGAACTAGAGCCAGAGGGAAGCTCTAAAGAAGATTATCCCCATGAGGGTGAAGAATTTGGATATGTTTTATCAGGTACAATCTCTATACACATAGGAAATGAAAAGTATAAAGCAAAAAAAGGTGAAAGCTTTTATTATAAAGCTCATGCTAATCATTATATAAAGAATATTGGAAAGACAAAAGCAAAAGTATTGTGGGTGAGCACACCACCGAATTTTTAA
- a CDS encoding metal ABC transporter permease, with protein MSIFSYPFMQRALFIGIIISIISSSMGLFLVLRRLSMVGDTLSHTALAGVAIGMITNIYPLYTAIVTTLAASFVVEKLRKEYKEYAELSLAIVMAAGIGAASLLISIGKNKTIGIMNYMFGSISLVTEDDLKIVTFLGIIIIAVVLIFFRALFYMTFDEADAKLRGIPVNKLNLLFAMLVAITITLSMRIVGILLISSMMTVPVATSIQIARSFKQAFIYTNIFGVLSVSIGLIASFYLDVAPGGSIVIVSLLLLFLVILVKSLYMKLVKKTTNTVNGDVYDG; from the coding sequence ATGAGTATTTTTTCATATCCATTTATGCAAAGAGCATTATTTATCGGAATTATCATATCTATAATAAGTTCTAGTATGGGGCTTTTTTTAGTACTGAGGAGGTTATCAATGGTAGGGGATACCCTTTCTCATACTGCTTTAGCTGGCGTGGCCATAGGAATGATTACTAATATTTACCCACTATATACAGCTATAGTTACTACTTTGGCAGCATCCTTTGTAGTGGAAAAGCTTCGAAAGGAATATAAGGAATATGCAGAGCTTTCCCTTGCCATAGTCATGGCAGCTGGAATAGGTGCAGCTAGTCTACTCATCAGTATAGGAAAAAATAAAACTATAGGAATTATGAATTACATGTTTGGTAGCATATCCTTAGTTACAGAAGATGATTTAAAAATAGTTACTTTTTTAGGTATAATCATTATTGCTGTAGTACTAATATTCTTTAGAGCATTATTTTATATGACATTTGATGAAGCTGATGCGAAATTAAGGGGTATACCAGTGAACAAGCTAAATCTTTTATTTGCTATGCTTGTAGCTATTACCATAACATTATCTATGAGGATAGTTGGTATTTTATTGATTTCATCTATGATGACAGTGCCAGTAGCTACTAGTATCCAAATAGCTAGAAGCTTCAAGCAAGCATTCATTTATACTAATATTTTTGGTGTGCTTTCCGTTTCCATTGGATTAATAGCTTCTTTTTATTTAGATGTAGCACCAGGGGGATCAATAGTAATTGTATCTTTGCTACTACTGTTCTTAGTTATCCTTGTTAAAAGCCTGTATATGAAATTAGTAAAAAAGACTACTAATACAGTAAATGGAGATGTTTATGATGGATAA
- a CDS encoding FAD-dependent oxidoreductase yields MTLKYVIIGNGIAGLSAAKEIRNIDKEGSITIITSEEYFTYYRVKLSHYISKSFNDDELLVNKKSWYDENKIDVILGKIVEKIDTKNKKVKLDDGKVVEYDKLLLANGSRPFVPPIGGKFKDGVFALRTLKDLKYIKGYFNSCEDITVIGGGLLGLEAAWAIKELGKKVNVVEFFPYLLPRQLDKELADIVSQKLSDNGINLYFDAAAEEILGEVKAEGIRFKDNREIKTDAVLFSAGIRPNIDLVRDTAIDFDKGVKVDSFLKTNIEDVYAAGDIAEVNGIVLGLWTAANDQGKIAGANMAGASKEYKHPEPFTTLSIGDISLFSVGNIKDFTNALKYDDKDAHYRLFVTDNKLSGGILLGDLSKMSSVRKAVIGNRDISEYINEGLSCKEIIEKL; encoded by the coding sequence GTGACATTGAAATATGTTATTATTGGAAATGGAATTGCAGGCTTATCTGCAGCAAAGGAAATTAGGAATATTGACAAAGAAGGAAGCATAACTATTATCACATCAGAGGAGTACTTTACATATTACAGGGTAAAGCTTTCCCACTATATAAGTAAATCATTTAATGATGATGAGCTTTTAGTAAATAAAAAAAGCTGGTACGATGAAAATAAAATTGATGTCATATTAGGAAAAATTGTAGAAAAAATAGATACAAAAAATAAGAAGGTTAAGTTAGATGATGGCAAGGTTGTTGAATACGACAAGCTGTTATTAGCTAATGGAAGCAGACCTTTTGTGCCTCCAATAGGTGGAAAATTTAAAGATGGCGTGTTCGCACTAAGAACTCTAAAGGATTTGAAATATATAAAGGGATATTTTAATTCATGTGAGGATATTACTGTAATCGGTGGAGGGCTTCTAGGTCTTGAAGCAGCATGGGCAATAAAGGAACTAGGTAAGAAGGTAAATGTTGTAGAGTTTTTCCCTTATCTTCTTCCTAGACAATTAGATAAAGAGTTAGCAGACATAGTTTCACAAAAATTAAGCGATAATGGAATAAATCTATATTTTGATGCTGCCGCAGAAGAGATATTAGGAGAAGTAAAAGCAGAGGGTATTAGATTCAAGGATAATAGAGAGATCAAAACAGATGCAGTTCTTTTCTCGGCTGGTATCAGACCAAATATTGATTTAGTAAGAGATACAGCTATAGATTTTGATAAAGGAGTAAAAGTAGATAGTTTTTTGAAAACTAATATTGAAGATGTATATGCAGCTGGAGATATAGCAGAGGTGAACGGTATAGTTTTAGGACTATGGACAGCTGCAAATGATCAAGGTAAAATCGCTGGAGCTAATATGGCAGGAGCTAGCAAAGAATATAAGCATCCAGAGCCTTTTACTACACTTTCTATAGGCGATATATCTCTTTTCTCAGTAGGAAATATAAAGGATTTTACAAATGCTTTGAAATATGATGACAAAGATGCTCACTACAGGCTATTTGTGACTGATAATAAATTATCTGGTGGTATTCTTCTTGGAGACTTATCTAAGATGTCAAGTGTAAGAAAGGCAGTGATTGGCAATAGAGATATATCAGAATATATTAATGAAGGCCTTAGCTGTAAAGAAATCATTGAGAAGCTTTAA
- a CDS encoding spermidine/putrescine ABC transporter substrate-binding protein yields the protein MKRGLRLLSLVLVLSIVLISTGCSNQDQIVLNVYNWGDYIDESVIDEFEEEYNIKVNYEVFATNEEMYVKIKSGGTDYDVVFPSDYMIEKMIKEDLLQKLDMNNIPNYKNIDDRFKNLDFDPNNEYSVPYMWGTVGILYNQKVVKEPVDSWNILWDSKYKGQILMLDSQRDSIAVALKKLNYSINTRNVNELEEAKAELIKQKPLLLAYVGDEVKDMMIGEEAALAVVWSGDAVYMMEQNEDLRYVVPEEGSNFWFDNIVIPKASKNKKEAELFINFMSRPDIALKNTEYIGYSTTNKETMKLLAPEVINNEVAYPSDDIINNCEVFLDLGEFIKEYDKIWTDVKS from the coding sequence TTGAAAAGAGGTTTGAGATTATTATCTTTAGTTTTAGTATTATCAATAGTTTTAATTAGCACTGGTTGTAGCAATCAAGACCAGATTGTACTCAATGTGTACAATTGGGGAGATTATATAGATGAGTCAGTTATTGATGAATTTGAAGAAGAATATAATATTAAAGTAAACTATGAAGTTTTTGCTACAAATGAAGAAATGTATGTAAAAATCAAATCTGGTGGAACAGATTATGATGTTGTATTTCCTTCAGACTATATGATTGAAAAAATGATTAAAGAAGATTTATTGCAAAAGCTCGATATGAATAATATACCTAATTACAAAAACATTGATGATAGGTTTAAAAATCTAGACTTTGATCCTAACAATGAGTACTCAGTGCCTTATATGTGGGGAACTGTAGGAATATTATACAATCAAAAAGTAGTAAAAGAGCCTGTAGACAGTTGGAATATACTATGGGACAGTAAGTACAAGGGTCAAATATTAATGCTTGATAGTCAAAGAGATTCTATAGCTGTAGCCCTAAAGAAACTAAATTATTCAATAAACACTAGAAATGTAAATGAGTTAGAGGAAGCAAAAGCAGAATTAATAAAGCAAAAGCCTTTATTATTAGCTTATGTAGGTGATGAAGTAAAGGATATGATGATAGGCGAGGAAGCTGCCTTAGCTGTTGTTTGGTCTGGAGATGCAGTGTATATGATGGAGCAAAATGAAGACTTAAGATATGTAGTGCCAGAGGAAGGCAGTAACTTTTGGTTTGATAATATAGTAATACCAAAGGCAAGTAAAAACAAAAAAGAAGCAGAATTGTTTATTAACTTTATGAGTAGACCAGATATAGCACTTAAAAATACTGAATATATAGGGTATTCTACTACAAATAAAGAGACTATGAAGCTATTAGCTCCAGAGGTAATAAACAATGAAGTAGCATATCCTAGTGATGATATAATAAATAATTGTGAGGTTTTCCTAGATTTAGGAGAGTTTATAAAAGAATACGATAAAATATGGACTGATGTAAAAAGCTAA
- a CDS encoding ABC transporter permease, producing MKKSAASFPFLIWVTLFTIIPLLLVLLFSFTEGNIQNIKEMKFTLENFKRFLQPNYISVLGRSAGLALISTIICFVLGYPMAMILSSMEPKKRNFWVLLFIVPMWMNFLLRTYAWMTLLGKQGLINGFLEFLGLPSLNLLYNNGAVILGMVYNFLPFMVLPIYTVLSKIDKSIIEAAEDLGSNRITVFRKIIFPLSIPGVVSGITMVFMPAVSTFVISRLLGGNRYMLIGNLIEQQFLTVYDWHFGSAISIIMMVMILIAMAFMERFDKDKEGGRIW from the coding sequence ATGAAAAAGAGCGCAGCTTCTTTCCCATTTTTGATTTGGGTGACTTTGTTTACAATAATTCCGCTTTTGTTAGTACTGCTTTTTAGTTTTACAGAAGGGAATATACAAAACATAAAAGAAATGAAGTTTACATTGGAAAATTTTAAGAGGTTTTTACAGCCAAATTATATTAGTGTATTAGGACGTTCTGCAGGACTTGCTCTAATATCAACGATAATTTGCTTTGTACTAGGTTATCCCATGGCCATGATATTATCAAGCATGGAGCCAAAGAAAAGAAATTTTTGGGTGCTTTTATTCATTGTACCTATGTGGATGAATTTTCTATTGAGAACATATGCTTGGATGACGCTTTTAGGGAAACAAGGACTGATAAATGGATTTTTAGAATTTTTAGGATTGCCTTCATTAAATTTATTATATAATAATGGCGCAGTTATTCTTGGTATGGTCTATAACTTTTTACCATTTATGGTACTGCCAATATATACAGTGCTAAGTAAAATAGATAAAAGCATTATAGAGGCGGCAGAGGATTTAGGGTCAAATAGAATAACTGTTTTTAGAAAGATAATTTTTCCCTTAAGTATACCAGGAGTAGTTTCTGGCATAACTATGGTATTCATGCCAGCAGTTAGTACATTTGTTATTTCAAGGCTGCTAGGTGGAAATAGATATATGCTCATAGGCAATTTAATAGAGCAACAATTCTTGACAGTGTACGATTGGCATTTTGGTTCTGCCATATCTATCATTATGATGGTAATGATACTTATTGCCATGGCATTTATGGAGAGGTTTGATAAAGATAAAGAGGGGGGCAGGATATGGTAG